A region from the Salvia splendens isolate huo1 chromosome 15, SspV2, whole genome shotgun sequence genome encodes:
- the LOC121768587 gene encoding zinc finger CCHC domain-containing protein 8-like: MDALMEDDFEGGPNSNGVTPPVGLRITDSVANVEKVASVSSMLHGNGFVSVQSEISVSNLKKNEVLLSKRELDAKSISGVKRPRAAVDEYQPSVHVIYSSLPRESKQKLEKLLEQWSQWHSEWSSSSDDSNVVLESGEETYFPALRVGGDKPSSITFWVDSKTKMQSSTEFKQLDSASVPLYDRGYSSALTSTGGASSLDGRADKLDASRCFNCGSYGHALKDCSKPRDNAAVNSARKQQKVKRNQHPNSRNSTRYYQTSRGGKYDGLTPGVLDGETKKALGLGDLDPPPWLKRMREIGYPPGYLDAETEDQPSGITIFGDDTYKDENEEGEILDASYAEPLRKMTVEFPGLNAPVPENADERLWASDERLWASNSLSSNPSRYSSHQRYNQPSETSSRGYYSEQRRSRDWDDEGPPGCEPGTSPSLSNHFHRYGDLDSGYKPHSPRDSPSTTWSSSYARSLSDRGRRSPLHRDGSPTYGYYGSYASPR, encoded by the exons atgGATGCTTTGATGGAGGATGACTTTGAAGGGGGTCCAAATAGTAATGGTGTGACCCCACCGGTTGGTTTGCGAATAACAGATTCAGTTGCAAATGTAGAAAAAGTGGCATCCGTTAGTTCTATGCTTCATGGAAATGGATTTGTATCAGTTCAAAGTGAAATAAGTGTCAGCAATCTTAAGAAAAATGAAGTACTTTTAAGTAAAAGGGAGCTAGATGCTAAGT CTATATCTGGGGTTAAGAGACCTCGAGCAGCTGTTGATGAGTATCAACCTTCAGTGCATGTGATCTATAGCTCTCTACCAAG AGAAAGTAAGCAAAAGCTCGAAAAGCTGTTAGAGCAGTGGTCCCAGTGGCATTCAGAGTGGAGCTCTTCATCAGAT GACTCAAATGTAGTGCTGGAATCTGGAGAAGAGACCTACTTCCCTGCTCTTCGGGTTGGCGGGGATAAACCCTCTTCAATA ACCTTTTGGGTGGACAGCAAAACAAAAATGCAGTCAAGTACAGAGTTTAAACAATTGGATAGCGCTTCTGTTCCTCTCTATGATCGTGGATATTCTTCAGCTTTGACTTCAACTGGTGGTGCCAGCAGTTTGGATGG AAGAGCAGATAAGCTGGATGCTTCCCGTTGTTTCAACTgtggttcatatggccatgcATTGAAAGATTGCTCTAAGCCACGTGACAATGCTGCCGTTAATAGTGCTCGAAAGCAACAGAAAGTCAAACGAAATCAGCATCCCAATTCTCGAAATTCAACTCGATATTATCAGACTTCTCGAGGAGGAAAATATGATGGTCTAACACCGGGTGTGCTTGATGGTGAAACAAAGAAAGCATTAGGCCTTGGG GATCTTGATCCACCTCCATGGCTTAAAAGAATGCGAGAAATTGGATACCCGCCTGGTTATTTAG ACGCGGAAACAGAAGACCAGCCTTCGGGCATAACAATCTTTGGTGATGATACATATAAGGATGAAAATGAGGAAGGGGAAATCTTAGATGCAAGCTATGCTGAGCCATTAAGGAAAATGACTGTCGAATTTCCTGGGCTAAATGCCCCTGTCCCAGAAAATGCCGATGAAAGACTTTGGGCATCTGATGAAAGACTTTGGGCATCCAACTCATTGAGTTCCAACCCATCTAGGTATAGCTCACACCAACGGTATAATCAACCATCTGAAACTTCCAGCAGAGGGTACTATAGTGAGCAGAGGCGGTCGAGGGATTGGGACGACGAGGGGCCTCCGGGGTGTGAACCTGGAACTAGCCCCTCTCTATCGAATCATTTTCATAGATATGGAGATCTGGATTCTGGTTACAAACCCCATAGCCCCCGAGACAGCCCATCTACGACTTGGAGCTCAAGCTATGCCAGATCGTTGTCGGATAGAGGAAGACGAAGTCCCCTGCATCGTGATGGTTCCCCCACATATGGCTACTATGGTTCATATGCTTCTCCTAGATAG
- the LOC121768720 gene encoding protein GAMETE EXPRESSED 3-like, with protein sequence MSIIQYLQIHLVAENKVLKIYPLRIGTNEAPVEVFFECAEEIVGIAASLSSSCLLINVNNRGLFAYRLYGQLFWSAGPVLYQHGYRQGCRRNVTDCYFTSAPVIAQCEASIFMTNTVGEVYSLSIRGHHFKWIQDLSLYGNAFRLTAGNNGLLYVTVADKALVLALDVSRGNVLWQGSIGPLSSADHEPVVDANGWISYSSLDGFLYLFSATGYLKKFPRSASWSSVMQVDPVLDCSCYAIYISQTEMEGKYSQKFADYTHVSALKPKNVVFTSLVPASGSVLWFESDPSQKPASSCAQVKPKNTSVYIGNKRTITLFLMMESVVLLLLAVLVRFCCVFWKKKKLQGLDLGKFLEKRRYLRSKKKASDKMITELKQKASEEVEALQKLGYLVKAREGIKRRLSTTYSLGRDVEGSASRPKSLLPLHDRRSRSYSFQGSKKENVTLFNTLSDSSDSDEEVSSLVEEADDDLSQVGGESSSDYGGSEEEYVMSPLFLKHSFSEIEEVKGNEYDGDDPHSESRSLRRRTMPFTG encoded by the exons ATGAGTATAATTCAGTATTTGCAGATACATTTAGTTGCAGAGAACAAAGTACTGAAAATCTATCCTCTAAGGATTGGAACTAATGAAGCTCCTGTGGAAGTATTCTTCGAATGTGCAGAAGAGATCGTTGGGATCGCTGCAAGCTTATCGAGCTCCTGCCTGCTCATCAATGTAAATAATAGAGGGCTGTTTGCTTATCGCTTGTACGGGCAGCTTTTCTGGAGCGCTGGCCCGGTGCTTTACCAGCATGGATATCGCCAAGGTTGTAGGAGAAACGTTACTGACTGCTATTTCACTTCCGCGCCTGTGATTGCTCAATGTGAAGCTAGTATTTTT ATGACTAACACGGTTGGGGAAGTGTATTCGTTATCAATCCGCGGTCACCATTTTAAATGGATCCAAGATCTTAGCTTGTATGGAAATGCATTTAGGCTTACTGCTGGAAACAATGGCCTTCTATATGTTACTGTGGCTGATAAAGCTCTTGTTCTGGCTTTGGATGTTTCTCGAGGAAATGTTTTGTGGCAAGGAAGCATTGGGCCGTTGAGCTCAGCAGATCACGAGCCAGTTGTTGATGCAAATG GCTGGATATCGTATAGCTCGCTGGACGGATTTCTGTATTTGTTTTCAGCAACGGGATATCTCAAGAAGTTCCCTAGATCAGCTAGTTGGAGTTCTGTTATGCAGGTTGATCCGGTGCTTGATTGCTCCTGTTATGCCATTTACATCTCTCAGACAGAGATGGAGGGGAAATATTCCCAGAAATTTGCAGATTACACTCATGTGTCTGCATTGAAACCTAAAAATGTTGTGTTCACTTCTCTTGTTCCGGCTTCTGGTTCCGTCCTATGGTTCGAAAGCGATCCTA GTCAGAAACCCGCGTCTAGCTGCGCACAAGTGAAGCCCAAGAACACAAGTGTGTACATAG GAAACAAGAGGACAATCACATTGTTTCTCATGATGGAATCCGTCGTTCTGCTTCTACTAGCCGTGCTGGTGCGATTCTGCTGCGTTTTCTGGAAGAAGAAAAAGCTTCAAGGCCTAGACCTTGGCAAATTCCTTGAGAAGAGA CGTTATCTGCGATCCAAGAAGAAGGCATCCGACAAAATGATAACAGAACTGAAGCAAAAGGCCTCAGAGGAAGTAGAGGCGCTGCAGAAGCTAGGCTACCTGGTTAAGGCAAGGGAGGGCATCAAGAGGAGGCTCTCAACGACGTATAGCTTAGGAAGGGACGTGGAGGGATCAGCATCGCGTCCCAAGTCCCTTCTTCCGCTGCATGATCGGAGGAGCAGAAGCTACTCCTTTCAAGGATCCAAGAAAGAGAATGTCACACTATTCAACACTCTTAGCGATAGTAGCGATTCGGATGAAGAGGTGAGCAGCCTCGTGGAAGAGGCCGACGACGATCTCTCTCAAGTTGGAGGAGAAAGCTCTAGTGATTATGGTGGTAGTGAGGAAGAGTATGTGATGAGTCCATTGTTTTTGAAGCATTCGTTTAGTGAAATAGAGGAAGTGAAGGGGAATGAATATGATGGTGATGATCCACATAGTGAAAGTAGAAGCTTGAGGAGAAGAACTATGCCTTTCACTGGTTAG